taggacttcctaatttctctggatttttgtagttacataagtattcgaaatatccagatttctacagactgttctatttttgacagtttctgtttttcacgtgttgtttgcttattttgatgaatctatggctagtattgggggtatgaaccctggaaaagttggaatacagtagatattacagcaatataaataaagaatgagttcacaatagtaccgaaagtggtgatttattttcttatactaacggagcttacgagattttttgttgagttttgtgttgtgaagttttcaagttttgggtaaggatttgatggactatggaataaggagtggaaagagcctaagcttggggttgcccaaggcaccccaatgtaatattcaaggataacaagagcctaagtttgtggatgccccgggaaggcatcccctctttcgtcttcgtctatcggtactttacttgaggctatatttttattcaccacatcatatgtgttttgcttggagcgtcttgtatgatttgagtctttgctttttagtttgacacaatcatccttgatgttcacacctttttagagagacacgcatggatcgtgatttattagaatagtctatgtgcttcacttatatcttttgagctaggcaaaatttgctctagtgcttcacttatatctttcagagcgcggcggtggttttattttatagaaattgatgaactctcgcacttcacttatattattttgagagtctctaaacagcatggtaatttgctttggttataaaagtagtcctaatatgataggcatccaagagggatataataaaaactttaatataaagtgcattgaatactatgagaagtttgattctttatgattgttttgagatatggagatggtgatattaaagtcatgctagtgagtagttgtgaatttgagaaatacttgtgttaaagtttctgagtcccgtagcatgcacgtatggtgaaccattatgtgatgaagtcagagcatgatttatttattgattgtcttccttatgagtggtggtcggggacgagtgatggtcttttcctaccaatctatccccctaggagcatgcgcgtagtactttgtttcaataagtaatagatttttgcaataagtatgtgagtttttatgactaatgttgagtccatggattatacgcactctcacctttccgcgagTGCTAGCCTTGCTTGTGCCGCACaagtttcgccggtaccataaaccacccatataccttcctcaaaacagccaccatacctacctattatggcatttccatagccattccgagatatattgccgtgtaACTTTCCACCCTTCCATTTATAAGACACGCTCCattattatcatattgctttgcatgatcatgtagtgacattgtatttgtggcaaagccaccattcatcattttttacatgtcactcttgattcattgcacatcccggtacaccgccggaggcattcacatagagtcatatcttgttctaagtatcgagttgtaatcttgagttgtaagtaaataaaagtgtagtgatcttcattattagagcattgtcacatgtgaggaaaggatgatggagactatgattgccccgcaagtcgggatgagactccggatgaaaaataaaaaaaggacaaaaaaatgagagaaggcccaaataaaaaaatgagagaaaagagagaaggggcaatgttactatccttttaccacatttgtgcttcaaagtagcaccatgatcttcatgatagagtctcctatgatatcactttcatatactagtgggaattttcattatagaacttggcttgtatattccaatgatgggcttcctcaaatttccctaggccttcgtgagcaagcgagttggatgcacacccacttagtttctttttgagctttcataaacttatagctctagtgcatccgttgcatggcaatccctactcactcacattgatatctatcgatgggcatctccatagcctgttgatacgactagttgatgtgagactatctccttctttttatcttctccacaaccaccgcctattccacctatagtgctatgtccaaggctcacgctcatgtattgcatgaaagttgaaaaagtttgagaacgtcaaaagtatgaaacaattgcttggcttgtcatcggggttgtgcatcatttgaatattttatgtgatgaagatggagcatagccagactatatgattttgtagggataagctttctttggccatgttattttgagaagacataattttgttagtatgcttgaagtatcattgtttctatgtcaatattaaacttttgttttgaatcttacggatctgaacattcataccacaataaagagaattacatggataaaatatgttaggtagcattccacatcaaaaattctgtttttatcatttacctactcgaggacgagcaggaattaagcttggggatgcctgatacttctccaacgtatctataatttttgattgttccatgctattatattatctgttttggatgtttatatgcattaatatgctattttatatgatttttgggactaacctattaacctagagcctagtgccagtttctattttttccttgttttagagtttcgcagaaaaggaataccagatggagtccaaacggaatgaaacttttgcgatgatttttcttggaccagaagacatccagagggcttggagtgcacgtcaggaaagccacgaggcggccacaaggtcggAAGTCGCACCTAGGGGGTAAggcacacccccacccttgtgggcccctcgtgactccacctacctatttcttccgcctatatattctcaaatatcccaaaaccttccaggggagccatgaaaccacttttcgaccgccgcaaccttctgtacccatgggatcccatctaggggccttttatgGCAtcgtgccagagggggattcgatcacggagggcttctacatcaacaccattgcctctccgatgaagtgtgagtagtttaccacgaacctactggtccatagctagtagctagatggcttcttctctctctttgattctcaataccatgttctcctcgatgttcttggagatctattcaatgtaatactcttttgcggtgtgtttgccgagatccaatgaattgtggatttataatcaacttatctatgaatattatttgaatctcctctgaattattttatgcatgatttgatatctttacaagtctcttcgaactatcgatttggtttggccaactagattggtttttcttacaatgggagaagtgcttagctttgggttcaatcttgcggtgctcaatcgtagtgacagaaggggaaccgacacgtattgtattgttgccatcgaggataacaagatgggtttttcatcatattgcttgagtttatcctgctacatcatgtcatcttacttaatgtgttactctgttcttatgaacttaatactctagatacagataggagtcggttgatgtgtggagtaatagtagtagatgcaggcaggagtctgtctacttgatacggatgtgatgcctatattcatgatcattgccttagatatcgtcataattatgctcttttctatcaattgctcgtcagtgatttgttcacccaccgtaatattttctatcttgagagaagcctctagtgaaacctatggccccgggtctattttccattatataatcttcgttttccatcatacaagtttctgatctacaattttagtttcctatttacttcctttgcaatcttttactttccgttccataaaccaaaaataccaaaaatatcactttgctgtttatccatctctatcagatctcgctttgcaaataaccatgaagggattgacaacccctttatcgcgttgggtgcaagttggtgtttgtttgtgcaggtattcggtggcttgttgcgttgtctcctactggattgataccttgggtctcaaaagctaagggaaatacttactctactttgctgcatcaccctttcctcttcaagggaaaaaccaacgcaagctcaagaggtagcaacccacTTCCTCGACCACCACATCGAGGGTGCAATCATTGAGGGATTCGGTCCCGCCTCTCCTGCAGTGTCCTTCTTGGATCTTGTCGTTGAAGCTTTCTCCTTAGATGCATCGGCTTCTCTTGAGGCTTCCTTTGGATCCATCTAGTTGCGATGGTCGAGTTAACTTCTCACACGCGGTGAGGATTCCCCGCTAGCAATGTTGACGTTTAAGAATCCACTTTCGAGTAGGAGGTATTCTTAGTAGCGTCGTCAGAAATTAACGAAGACATGTACAACGGCCTTATATAGAAGGTCACCATACACTCGACAAAGTAGCACAGTGTTGTTTTTTTAAATAGGTCCAGTTGCCTAGCTTGTCGTAGCACGACCTATGACCTATGGGAGGGTCATCGAGAGCGGTGCCCGGGGCACGGCACAGTTGGAGTGTGGCCGTTTCCGAAGTCCCATGACTCCCAACTAGTCCAAGCCTTACAAGGTCCCTCTAACACTGAGCTCCCACCCTTCGTTTTGCCCTCCCGAAGGGGCTTGGAAGGAGAGAGTGACCTCCACTTGAGTTTATTCAAGTTATAGTGAGTTGGTTACATGCCCATGGGGACTTTATATAGCCTTGGTGTCCTTGACAAATGACTAAGGCTATCCTTGAAGTGAGGAGGTGGGGTAGAACTAGGTAGTTTTTTGTCCTTTGGCCCATGTGCACCTTATTGGGCTATGACGTGGGTTGTGGCCCATCTGGGGAGAATCCCTACACTAGGAGAGGCCTCCTTGCTTGGGCTTGGGCCTTTTTACTCCCTTGTCTCCTATGACTTATTCTTTTTTTGTGGTTTTCTTCTGTTCACTTGCTTTGACTGGTCTTGACTGATGATGTGGCTTTCCACACAGGACAATGAGTGGCACCTTAAGTAGGATTAAAATCCTCTACTACAACATATACACTACCCTCATTAGATTTAGGGCTAGCAAAGGTTAAATCCAGAACTAGCAGTTTGACTCACCTATATCCCTTGGTGGGTTCCTCTAAGTGGAGAGGACTCCATTGGAGTCGAAGCCCACCTACATGGTGAAGACTCCAAAGAGTACAAGGCCACCAACATGGTGAAGACTCCATGAGCGCAAGCCCTCCTATGTGGATAAGAATTCATCCAGATTACAAGCCCTCATGGGAAAGAACCATATATTGCTCCCTCTTTCACTCTTGTACATGATTGAGATCAATGATCTATCCATGTGTATCTTGTATTGCATTGTGTGTGTTGATTTGTGGTAGTTTCTTTGTGTTTTCTGTTGTTTTCCTTCGTGTCCTTTTAATCAAACTCTAATTcgtgaagatcgggccaccccAACGGCCTACCCTGCACCAAAGAGGGTGGCGACGAAGATATGCGGGTGAGCCATGACAGAAAGGTAGGAGTAGGCACATGTTAAGCATGGCCGGTAACAAAGACGTCGAGAAGTCAATGATGTAATCAAGCAGGTGAAAGGATTTCTATCCATTGTAGCTTCTCCTTTTCCAACATTTTTACttgttgatgattttgatgatgtctATATAGGATGGTGAATGTTAATACAATGCCCttttatgtatgaatgtgatgataATGTATGATATATGCAAATAAATATATAGTTGGGGTGTATGGAGGTCAATGACGGAGGAAGGAATGATTTTCATGTGTGACAAAGTTTATGCATGAGAAACCCATACATAATGCAACTATGCAAGAGCTCAAGAGAATACTAGATATGTATTACTTTGTGTTCAGCAGATATAACTAAAATCCAAAAAAGTGAGTTATTGATACTCAAAATATTAGGTATTGCTGACAAATTTTAGGTATGGTGGACACCCAACCTTTCAAGATAGCCGGCTCCACCCTTTATGGAGGTGGTAGATATAACTTGTCTCCGTGCGAATCGGACCTTTGTGTTATCCGAGTCAACTTTTACACATGTGATTAGTTGTACACATCTTATCCCATTTGCACCAAACATCATAGTATACATATAACACCGCCATTAGTTTCCTTTACATAAACTCAGAAAACACAAAACTGACCGAGTCATTTGTAGGGAAACTAGTGGTATTGATTATGAAATGAATTACCTAGGTACTAGGGGTTTCTCAAGCAATTAAAATGTTAAATTGTACTTCTTTTACTGAAGATTGTTTGGTTTGTAGGATTGGAAAATATATGATTTTTCCCTATGATTGACTGTTTGTGCAACTTTATAGAAAAACTTTTATAGTTTCCTGATAacacacaagtacaggggatcacaacagttttcgaggatacggtattcaaccaaaatttattgatttgacacaaggggagccaacgtatattcgcaagtattagcagttgagttgtcaatccaACCGCACCTGGAGAACAAAATATCTGCAGCTAGGTGATTAGTAGcagagtaatatgatagtttgatagtagtggtaacagttgcaatagtaacagtaacagtaagagtagcagttttgtagtgatggtAACAATAGCAACATCGAAAGTAACTTGGCAAAGATTAATATATGAAAAGCGTAGGcattggaccagtgatggatatttgtgttggataacattcatcatgtaacaatcacaaCCTAGAGCGATGCATAATAGCCccaattcatcaatgtagtgtaggcatgtatttcgtatatagtcagacatgcttataataagaatttgcatgacatcttttgtcctacactctcgtggcagtggggtccataaggaaactaagggatattaaggtctccttttaatagagaaccagaacaaatcattaacacatagtgaatacatgaactcctcaaactacggtaatcaccagaaagaaacccaactattgtcaccttggggtatgcggatcataacacgtaataggtgcatataacttgcaagataggatcaagaactcaaatatattcatgaaaacataaagggttcagatctgaaatcatggcactcgggccctagtgacaagcatcgagcataccaaagtcatagcaacatcaatctcagaacatagtggatactagggatcaagcctaaCAAATTGACTAGATTACATgaaaaatctcatccaaccccatcatcgtctagcaagcctacaaaggaattactcactccgagTGGTGAACATCACGAAATTAGTGATGAAgaagggttgatgatgacaacggcgccgAATTCTACCCTTCGaagccccgagcggactccagatcagcccttgcgATGACgcacaggaggtggcggtggctcggtatcgtaaaacacgatgattccttttctttgatttttttctacacgaataggtacttatagagttggagttagggcTGCCGGAGCTGCTAGGGGCTCACAAGCCTGctaggcacgccctagggggtgggcgcccctGGGCTTGTGGCGCCCTGGTGGTCCCCCTCTAGTAAttctctttgccagtatttttatatattctgaaaatattctccgtaaatttttagctcaatctaagaacttttatttctgcacaaaaacaacaacatggcaattctgctaaaaacaacgtctgtcagggttagtttcattcaaatcatgcaaattagagtccaaaataagagcaaaagtatttggaaaactaGATACATTTGGGACGTATCATTTCCTTCATTCTCCCCTATAAGTTGCGGCTAGGGCAAATTCTTCCTTTTGAGGATTTGACAATGAGCTCGCAGATTCATGTCCCCTTTGCCTGCCGCTCTGACGGCTGGTGGTGAGGAGGGGAAATCCGGTGCCTTAGCTCCATCTAACAATTGAGGTTGGGTTTTCAATATTCGCAGGAAGGGGGGGGGTGTCAGAGCTAGGGTGGATCGCTACGCTTATTCTTTGAGTTGGTATTTTGGCATTTGATCCTCGTTAAGTTTGTTCATCTGGACGGAATTGATGGAGTTCCGATATAGATTTCTGTCGTCTCCTTGGAGCGACGAGGTTAGGTTTTCTCCTTGTGTGTGCAATATGGTGACATATGGCATCATGCACTTCAAATTTTCAAGAGTTTAACCATGATGACTGCGGCTCTAGGCGTTGGTTCTTAGAGGCACATGCACAAAAACTTCCCCGCTATCATTGATGAGATCACGTCAGATCCACCGGGGAGCAACAACAACGACTCGTTCTGATGGTGGTAATGCTCGTTCGATGGTCCAAAGACCTCAATGAAATTTGTCTTATGTGTGCGGTGCTTTGAACCTACGTTGAAATTTATACCAATAGATTCGAGCCActtttgcaaaaaagaaaagataGATCAAAACTCACTAGTTGGGTAATTTGAACAAAATTTTCATATATTTGGgtcatttttgcaaaaaaaatgcgaAGTAATCTTTTTCAAATGTGTTTACTTCaaggaattttttttgttaaaaTGTGTTTATTTTACAGAAAACTGTTTGGGTTAATCATCAAGCaatttaggctggccatagtgggggtaacataactagtatcatgtacttgggactcgcaaacatgcttatgtggcaaacaattaaagaagaaagagagggtagtagtaacataggtagatatcgtaacataataaatgttatgctactatgtgtcatgccagAGCTAATATGGTCGCCACGGTCTCAACATCAACACATCTACTTTatcatactatgcactatagatatAATATCATACACTACTATCATATGCAtaatactagtatatgttactctccattATGACCAGCCTTAGTTCAGTCCAGTTTTGACGCGCACACACAAACCAAAGTGTCACTCGACCTGCGTAAATTGACCAATTTCTCCCCCGTCGTCCAAACCCTCGTCCTGGACCTTGTCCCCCAaatctggccgccgccgccgccgcccccgtgtTCCGTCGCGCGGCGCGCCGCTGCTCCCCAGCTCACCCTCGGCCTCGGAGGCAAAACCACCTCTCCCATCGCCGCCGGCCTTAATCGAGAGTCCAACCCGCGCCGACCCCCGTCCTCCTCCCAACTCTCACCATGGCAGCACCGCAGAGTTCAATAGCGATGGTGCCGTCGAGGTGCACTGCAGAGATGCACACGGCGACGGTCGCGGTCGAGATCTCTGGCTACAGCCGTCTCAAGGGCCTCGGGAGAGGCAAATATCTCCGTTCTCCGGCATTCCTCATCGGGGGCTACGAATGGTGCATATACTACTTCCCCGACGGAAGCCCAGACGAGGCGAGCGAAGGTCACGTATCTGTCTTCCTCAAGCTCTTGACCAAGAACGCCGAGGTGAAGGCGCTCCACGAGTGGATGCGTTTGAATCGGGTTAGTGGGCAGTCGATTGTGGCGCTCTCCCGCAAAGGGCCAGACGTGTTCGAGCGTAAAAAATCTTGGGGCGTACCAAAGTTCATGCAGACCACTGCTGAAGTAGAGTCGGCGTACCTGCAGAACGATTGTCTCCTGATCGAGTGCAAAGTCAGTGTTATCACGGAAATACTCAGTATCTATGTGCCGCCCTCTGACATTTTGGATAATATCGCAACCTTGCTAGAGGGGAAGATAGGAGGAGACGTGACTTTCAAGGTTCAAGGGGAGGTCTTTTCTGCGCATAAGATTTTGCTTGCGATGCGATCGGCGGTCTTCAACGCGGAGTTCTATGGTCCGTTGGGGGACAAAGGTGTACAGGACATAATTATTAACGACATGCAGCCTGCTGTTTTCAAGGCATTTCTTCACTTCATCTACACCGATTCATTGCCTTCCATGGATGATCTTGATGATGATGACAAAAGAGAAATGGTTAAGCACTTACTTGTGGCTGCAGATAAGTATGCGATGGAAAGGATGAAGAGGGTATGTGAAGGGATGCTATGCAAGTGTCTTGATGTTGAAACCGTGGCGACCATATTAGCTCTGGCTGACCAGCATCATTGCAGCAACCTCAAAGATGCTTGCACTGAATTTATGTTCTCTTCAAATAGATTGAATGATGTGATCGCAAGCCAAGGGTATGTTCAACTCAAAAGATCTTCTCCTGATATCATTGTAGATGTGTTGGAGAGAGCAGCCAAGTCCCGCAAAATTTAGTACACCAACCTGGTATGAGCTACTGCTTATCCTTCAGTTCTGATTGAACTCTGGAGGCGAATGCCTTATGTTTGGTGGCAGAAGGAATCTAGTCTTACTAAATTTAGCATATTCAGCGTGGGTTAGCTTCTATCTAGTTACTTTTGACTCATAGCGACCTGAGATGAGGGTGCTATGTCTTTCAGTTTTCAGAGATCTTTTGGTGGAAGCAGTTGGTTCTATAAAATGTATGTCTCCAATGTATTGGTTGTCCTGTCTGATATAAGTATATATGAATCTATGGTAACTCAGTAGTTAACTTTTTATGTTCTTACTTTAATTGCTGGATTATGTGAAGAATGATAAAACTTTAAATTCTTGGCTATCACTTTTGAGATAATCTGGCTTATGTGAAGAATGTTAAAACTTTGAGTTCTTGGCTATCACTTTTGTTATTATTTGGCATATGTGAAGAATGATAAAACTTTGAGTTCTTGGCTATCACTTTTGAGATAATCTGCTTTACCTGTATGAAATACTTATATTTGAACGCCAGCTGCTATATTTTAATTAGAGACAATTACAAATGGTTTCTTGACATGTTTGGCTGACCCAACAAAGATGGAATTAACATCAAATTTCTTTTCCACTCTGAAAGGCACTGTACGTGAAATCTGTACAGGTAAATTCTTATATGCAATTGCTTCCTGTTCATAAATTTTGACCATAGAGGGTTTTATGCGAAGAGAAATGCTGAGTGAATCTTTTTATGAATTTaatatattgggtaaatcatatcgaaACAGCAACTTGCATTTCCCTTGAAACTCAGAAACTGGCAGTGCAAGATGCTAATTGTCAGTGATGAAGCCTTCCGGGGCAAATCACGGTTGCATGTCTCAGTTGTTTTTCTGAGGTAAGATGTTGGCCTAAAAGTATATACTATTCTAAGGTAACCTTGTGTGCCATTACATTTCGGTAATTTGATGCAAATTGGAAAAGTTTTCCGTCGACACAGTTTCTCTGCGT
Above is a window of Triticum dicoccoides isolate Atlit2015 ecotype Zavitan chromosome 5B, WEW_v2.0, whole genome shotgun sequence DNA encoding:
- the LOC119307313 gene encoding BTB/POZ and MATH domain-containing protein 1-like, with the translated sequence MAAPQSSIAMVPSRCTAEMHTATVAVEISGYSRLKGLGRGKYLRSPAFLIGGYEWCIYYFPDGSPDEASEGHVSVFLKLLTKNAEVKALHEWMRLNRVSGQSIVALSRKGPDVFERKKSWGVPKFMQTTAEVESAYLQNDCLLIECKVSVITEILSIYVPPSDILDNIATLLEGKIGGDVTFKVQGEVFSAHKILLAMRSAVFNAEFYGPLGDKGVQDIIINDMQPAVFKAFLHFIYTDSLPSMDDLDDDDKREMVKHLLVAADKYAMERMKRVCEGMLCKCLDVETVATILALADQHHCSNLKDACTEFMFSSNRLNDVIASQGYVQLKRSSPDIIVDVLERAAKSRKI